The window GCGGTCGCGGCTGACCTTGGCCAGCACGCTGGCCGCCGCGATGCAGGCCGCGGCGGCGTCCCCGCCGACCACCGGCAACGACGGCATGGGAAGCCCCGGCACGCGAAAGCCGTCGGAGAGCACGTAACCGGGCCGCATCGGCAGGCCCGCCACCGCTCGGCGCATGCCCTCGATGTTGGCCACGTGCACGCCGCGGCGGTCGACCTCCTCGGCGGGGATGAACACCACGTGATAGGCCACCGCGTAGCGGCGGATCAGCGGGAACAACTCTTCGCGGGCCTTCTCGGTGAGTTTCTTGGAGTCGTCGAGAGCGGCCAGGCCCTCGAAACGGTTCGGGCCGAGGACGCAGGCGGCGACCACCAGTGGGCCGGCGCAGGCGCCGCGGCCCACTTCGTCGACCCCTGCCACCGGGCCCAGACCGCTGCGGTAGAGCGCGGACTCGAGGGTTCGCAGTCCCGACGACTTGCGGATCACCGTGCGCGGCGGCCACGTCATCGCGGGCATGGTCAGCCCTGCTGCGGGTCGACCGAGGACACACCACCCCACCGAGACGGCGGCCAAGCGATGAACCGCGCCTTGCCGATGACATTGCTCGCCGGAACCGTGCCGGCCATCGGGTCGCCGGTGCACAGGATGCCCTCCTGGGCGTCGGCAGGCGTGCTGGTGCAGTGGGCGCGGGAGTCCGCCGAATGGGTGCGGTTGTCGCCCATCACCCACAGCCGGCCCTCGGGCACCTTGACCGGACCGAACTCGTTGCCCAGGCACGGGTAGACCAGCGGGTCGGCCATCATGGTCTGCGCGTTGAGGTAGGGCTCCTTGAGCGGCTTTCCGTCAACCGTCAGGCCGGTGTCGGCGCGACACTGCACGGTCTGGCCTCCCGTGGCGATGACCCGCTTGACCAGATCGTTCTCGTCAGGCGGGACGAAGCCGACGAATGACAGCGCATTCTGCAACCACCGGACGGCGACGTTGCTCGACCGGATCGACTTGTAACCGACATTCCAGTTCGGC is drawn from Candidatus Mycolicibacterium alkanivorans and contains these coding sequences:
- a CDS encoding ribonuclease HII encodes the protein MPAMTWPPRTVIRKSSGLRTLESALYRSGLGPVAGVDEVGRGACAGPLVVAACVLGPNRFEGLAALDDSKKLTEKAREELFPLIRRYAVAYHVVFIPAEEVDRRGVHVANIEGMRRAVAGLPMRPGYVLSDGFRVPGLPMPSLPVVGGDAAAACIAAASVLAKVSRDRLMVAMDAEHPGYGFAEHKGYSTPAHGAALADLGPCRQHRFSFINVRRVAGAGGPEMVADCAPAQRAGEG
- the lepB gene encoding signal peptidase I codes for the protein MTDNTSSDYSTPDYRTATEPPESPAPDAAPEKGEKKHSALREGAILIGIAVVLYYVMLTFVARPYLIPSESMEPTLHGCSGCVGDRIMVDKIGYRFGSPHPGDVIVFKGPPNWNVGYKSIRSSNVAVRWLQNALSFVGFVPPDENDLVKRVIATGGQTVQCRADTGLTVDGKPLKEPYLNAQTMMADPLVYPCLGNEFGPVKVPEGRLWVMGDNRTHSADSRAHCTSTPADAQEGILCTGDPMAGTVPASNVIGKARFIAWPPSRWGGVSSVDPQQG